From the genome of Methanosphaera cuniculi, one region includes:
- a CDS encoding energy-coupling factor ABC transporter permease — translation MHIPDGLIGMGYPLLVSLLLVILILAIIIYKSKDTLSEKNIPMIALLTVVAVLVQLVELPLPVAACVHISLITFITLYNFRTSIIVYTLVTIIQALFIHEGGVSTIGLNLLNLAILGPVFSLALYKAFAKINKYLAIGISAFGTIVLLGVVVSIEYAIAGVYPIGFGLITIVPIEALVGVLEAVVTLVLMKALKDIKPELVPVLADN, via the coding sequence ATGCATATACCAGATGGATTAATAGGAATGGGATATCCACTACTAGTATCATTACTTCTAGTTATATTAATACTAGCAATAATAATCTATAAATCAAAAGATACTCTTAGTGAAAAAAACATACCAATGATAGCATTACTAACAGTAGTAGCAGTACTAGTACAACTTGTTGAACTACCATTACCTGTTGCAGCATGTGTACATATATCATTAATTACATTCATTACACTATATAACTTTAGAACATCAATTATTGTATATACACTTGTAACAATCATACAAGCTCTATTTATACATGAAGGTGGAGTTTCAACAATAGGATTAAACTTACTTAACCTTGCAATACTAGGACCTGTATTTTCATTAGCATTATACAAAGCATTTGCAAAAATCAACAAATACCTAGCAATAGGAATATCAGCATTTGGAACAATAGTTCTACTTGGAGTTGTAGTATCAATAGAATATGCAATAGCAGGCGTATATCCAATCGGCTTTGGACTTATAACAATAGTACCAATTGAAGCACTTGTAGGAGTACTTGAAGCTGTTGTAACATTAGTATTAATGAAAGCACTAAAAGATATAAAACCAGAACTTGTACCAGTATTAGCTGATAATTAA
- a CDS encoding TatD family hydrolase — translation MMKLIDIGLNLMHKSYDKDRAEVIKEAQVNNVDKIIVTGSSIPSSIKAAKYVQNYPGVLYSTCGVHPHDAKTCDDNTIDTLRQLAQNDQVVAIGECGLDYNRNYSPQNVQRKWFERQVELAEELNMPLFLHDREAYDDFAKILRKHKKMAQQSVVHCFTGTKYEAEDYLDLGCYIGVTGWICDERRNDDLLKAIKVIPPEKLMIETDGPFLLPRDLPKKPKKNRNDPKYLPHILKTIAKHKNMDADELAKVVTQNTIDFFKL, via the coding sequence ATTATGAAACTTATTGATATAGGATTAAACTTAATGCACAAATCATATGATAAAGACCGAGCAGAAGTAATTAAAGAAGCTCAAGTTAATAATGTTGATAAAATAATAGTTACAGGAAGTAGTATCCCATCAAGTATAAAAGCAGCAAAATACGTTCAAAATTATCCTGGAGTACTCTATTCAACATGTGGTGTACATCCTCATGATGCAAAAACATGTGATGATAATACAATAGATACACTAAGACAATTAGCTCAAAATGATCAAGTTGTAGCAATTGGTGAATGTGGACTTGATTATAATCGTAACTACTCACCACAAAATGTGCAACGTAAATGGTTTGAAAGACAAGTAGAATTAGCTGAAGAGTTAAACATGCCACTATTTCTACATGATAGGGAAGCATATGATGATTTTGCAAAAATACTTAGAAAACATAAGAAAATGGCACAACAATCAGTAGTACATTGCTTTACAGGAACAAAATATGAAGCTGAAGACTACCTGGATCTTGGATGTTATATAGGTGTTACAGGATGGATATGTGATGAAAGACGAAATGATGACTTACTAAAAGCTATAAAAGTTATACCACCTGAAAAACTTATGATAGAAACTGATGGACCATTTCTACTTCCACGAGATTTACCTAAAAAACCAAAGAAAAATCGTAATGATCCAAAATATTTACCACACATCTTAAAAACAATAGCAAAACATAAAAATATGGATGCAGATGAACTAGCAAAAGTAGTTACACAAAATACGATAGACTTCTTTAAATTATAA
- a CDS encoding adenylosuccinate synthetase: MTCTILVGGQWGDEGKGKCITYFCTKDKPEIIARAGVGPNAGHSVEHNGEKYGLRLTPSGFFNTDAKLLIGAGVLVNPEVFKHELEYLNKYDLEGRTFMDANCAIITDEHIEADKASSYLSKKIGTTGSGCGPANADRINRKIDYAKDVVELEEYIADVPTIVNEAIDNGENVFIEGSQGFGLSLYYGTYPYVTSKDTCASTAAADVGVGPTKIDEVIVILKAYITRVGEGPFPTEITPEEAEAMGLEEYGVVTGRKRRVGLFDKEFAKRSCMINGATQIALTCIDKLYPECAKVNKYEELSQEARDYIEDIEKDVGVPITIISTGPDLEDTIDLRDEKL, encoded by the coding sequence ATGACATGTACCATATTAGTTGGGGGACAATGGGGTGACGAAGGTAAAGGTAAATGTATTACCTACTTTTGTACCAAAGATAAACCTGAAATTATTGCAAGAGCTGGAGTAGGACCAAATGCTGGACACTCTGTAGAACATAACGGAGAAAAGTATGGTTTAAGACTTACACCTTCTGGTTTCTTCAACACAGATGCAAAACTATTAATTGGTGCTGGAGTACTAGTAAATCCAGAAGTATTCAAACATGAACTTGAATACCTAAATAAGTATGATCTTGAAGGAAGAACCTTTATGGATGCAAACTGTGCAATTATCACAGATGAGCATATTGAAGCTGATAAAGCATCATCATATTTATCAAAAAAGATTGGAACAACAGGTAGTGGATGTGGACCTGCAAATGCAGATAGAATTAATCGTAAAATCGACTATGCAAAAGATGTAGTAGAACTTGAAGAATACATCGCTGATGTACCTACAATTGTAAATGAAGCAATTGATAATGGAGAAAATGTATTTATTGAAGGATCACAAGGATTCGGTTTATCATTATACTATGGAACATATCCATATGTAACAAGTAAAGATACATGTGCATCTACCGCAGCAGCAGATGTAGGAGTTGGACCAACCAAAATTGATGAAGTAATTGTAATTCTAAAAGCATACATAACACGTGTTGGAGAAGGACCATTCCCAACAGAAATTACACCAGAAGAAGCAGAAGCAATGGGACTTGAAGAATATGGTGTAGTAACAGGACGTAAAAGAAGAGTTGGACTCTTTGATAAAGAATTTGCAAAACGTTCCTGTATGATAAATGGAGCAACACAAATTGCACTTACATGCATTGACAAACTATATCCTGAATGTGCAAAAGTAAACAAATACGAAGAACTATCACAAGAAGCACGTGATTACATAGAAGATATAGAAAAAGATGTAGGAGTACCAATAACTATTATATCAACAGGACCTGATCTTGAAGATACAATAGATTTACGTGATGAAAAATTATAA
- the glf gene encoding UDP-galactopyranose mutase, producing MKYDYLIVGSGLFGSVFAHEMTKKGKKCLIIEKRDTIGGNIYTEKQENINVHKYGAHIFHTSDDDIWNYVNQFIKFNRFTNSPIANYKGELYNLPFNMNTFYKLWKTKTPQEAYEMIESEKEEYKTEDPQNLEEQAINLVGPTIYEKLIKGYTEKQWGKPCDQLPSFIIKRLPVRFTYDNNYFNDLYQGIPFNGYTELIEKLTDGIDIKLNTNYFDDKQKWDEIADKVLFTGMIDEYYDYCYGELEYRGLNFESETLDIPNYQGNAVINYTEAQIPYTRIIEHKHFENSESDKTIITREYPKTWTKGEEAYYPVNDDKNSQLYAKYKDLADKEDKIIFGGRLGMYKYMNMDEVIKEALNLAEAQ from the coding sequence ATGAAATATGATTATTTAATTGTTGGATCAGGATTATTTGGTTCAGTATTTGCACATGAAATGACAAAAAAAGGAAAAAAATGTCTCATAATAGAAAAAAGAGATACAATTGGTGGAAACATATACACAGAAAAACAAGAAAACATCAACGTACATAAATATGGAGCACACATCTTCCATACAAGTGATGATGACATATGGAATTATGTAAATCAATTCATTAAATTTAACAGATTTACAAACTCACCAATAGCAAACTATAAAGGAGAACTATACAATCTACCATTTAATATGAATACATTCTACAAACTATGGAAAACAAAAACACCACAAGAAGCATATGAAATGATAGAATCAGAAAAAGAAGAATATAAAACAGAAGACCCACAAAATCTAGAAGAACAAGCAATAAATCTAGTAGGACCTACAATATATGAAAAACTAATTAAAGGATATACAGAAAAACAATGGGGAAAACCATGTGATCAACTACCATCATTTATCATAAAAAGATTACCTGTACGTTTCACATATGATAACAACTACTTCAATGACCTATATCAGGGAATACCATTTAATGGATATACAGAACTAATTGAAAAACTAACAGATGGAATTGATATAAAACTCAATACAAATTACTTTGATGATAAACAAAAATGGGATGAAATAGCAGATAAAGTACTTTTCACTGGAATGATTGATGAATACTATGACTACTGTTATGGAGAACTAGAATATCGTGGTCTTAACTTTGAATCAGAAACACTTGATATACCAAATTATCAAGGAAATGCAGTTATAAACTATACAGAAGCACAAATACCATACACACGTATCATTGAACATAAACACTTTGAAAACAGTGAATCTGATAAAACAATCATCACACGTGAATATCCAAAAACATGGACTAAAGGTGAAGAAGCATACTATCCTGTAAATGATGATAAAAACTCCCAGTTATATGCAAAATACAAAGATCTAGCAGACAAAGAAGATAAAATCATCTTTGGTGGAAGACTAGGAATGTATAAATACATGAACATGGATGAAGTAATAAAAGAAGCATTAAACCTAGCAGAAGCTCAATAA
- a CDS encoding glycosyltransferase family 2 protein, producing the protein MVKVSVIMPIYQAEEFLERTCTNFSKQTLNDIELICINDGSVDNTQKILEKLAEKYDFIKIIKQSNQGSGIARNNGIKKATGEYIAFLDADDIYIDDNALEKMYNYAKKHDANIVCANLERISTTMKKEGNFNYDEDNYTKFTEYNILNPEEYGIPWAFYKNIYKRKFLEDNNITFPSLSRGQDPVFLAEALTKTDKIHTTPVTLYGYNHQANGGANNKVDDYQKKYDYIKHYHDTIKILEDNNYYKTAQKYKDQLIIYMSLINNREDQQLLKIIHEIFEDKNPTYFNTPSEEQIYLRICMLNHNDNKSFYNELQTTKKALLEVTLSTTNFINPKILRKYNIELKKLDNQKEDDLKQLKQLNQKIENSSSWKITDPLRKSKKGTIKVLKKCKHSLVKLW; encoded by the coding sequence ATGGTAAAAGTCTCAGTAATAATGCCTATATATCAAGCAGAAGAATTTCTTGAAAGAACCTGCACTAATTTTTCAAAACAAACACTAAATGATATAGAACTTATCTGTATAAATGATGGATCAGTAGATAATACACAAAAAATCCTTGAAAAACTAGCAGAAAAATATGATTTTATAAAAATAATAAAACAATCAAATCAAGGATCAGGAATAGCAAGAAATAATGGGATAAAAAAGGCAACAGGTGAATACATAGCATTTCTAGATGCAGATGACATATACATAGATGATAATGCACTTGAAAAAATGTATAATTATGCAAAAAAACATGATGCAAATATAGTATGTGCAAATCTTGAACGAATATCAACAACAATGAAAAAAGAAGGAAACTTCAACTATGATGAAGATAACTACACCAAGTTCACAGAATATAACATACTAAATCCAGAGGAATATGGAATACCATGGGCATTTTATAAAAATATCTATAAAAGAAAATTTCTAGAAGATAACAATATAACATTTCCATCACTTAGTCGTGGACAAGATCCTGTATTTCTAGCAGAAGCATTAACTAAGACTGATAAAATACACACAACACCTGTAACATTATATGGATATAATCACCAAGCAAATGGCGGAGCAAACAATAAAGTAGATGATTATCAAAAGAAATATGACTACATAAAACACTATCATGACACAATTAAAATACTAGAAGATAATAACTACTATAAAACTGCACAAAAATACAAAGATCAACTAATAATCTACATGTCACTTATAAATAACCGTGAAGATCAACAACTACTTAAAATAATACATGAAATATTTGAAGATAAAAATCCTACATACTTTAATACACCTAGTGAAGAACAAATATATCTAAGAATCTGTATGCTTAATCATAATGATAATAAATCATTTTATAATGAACTACAAACAACCAAAAAAGCACTACTTGAAGTAACACTCAGTACAACAAATTTCATAAATCCAAAAATATTAAGAAAATATAACATAGAACTTAAAAAACTTGATAATCAAAAAGAAGATGATCTTAAACAACTAAAACAATTAAATCAAAAGATCGAAAACTCATCAAGCTGGAAAATAACAGATCCTCTACGTAAATCTAAAAAAGGAACAATAAAAGTACTTAAAAAATGTAAACATTCACTGGTGAAACTATGGTAA